One window from the genome of Paramisgurnus dabryanus chromosome 20, PD_genome_1.1, whole genome shotgun sequence encodes:
- the LOC135732225 gene encoding uncharacterized protein — protein MCSCSLRSPATSRSTWTGQFMGRTASGRSLSSRCGSGTACTSWDRPREKMAQEAYTSTKQWLVMKEKDITTKSQKCFRRYILDREKPPPDSNLPAATSSSSRREPGSVRALLPAAATSQLSWSNDALDDTVFLPISTSQPVSVRSPEQLPLSTSVPATAEHPEQTPLRKRARRQSAASTRSPCCPPPARLFSLPLMLAQRSHHRPQTARLRLPPPCHRVTILWSWMAGCGCGKTPMASHLQTSPG, from the exons ATGTGCAGCTGTTCCCTCCGGTCTCCTGCTACCTCGAGGTCAACGTGGACAGGGCAATTTATGGGCAGGACCGCTTCAGGTCGTTCACTTTCCTCGAGATGCGGCAGTGGTACAGCCTGCACAAGCTGGGACCGGCCAAGAGAGAAAATGGCGCAGGAGGCGTACACCTCTACAAAGCAGTGGCTGGTGATGAAGGAGAAGGACATCACCACCAAGTCCCAGAAGTGCTTCAGGCGCTACATTCTCGATAGAGAG AAGCCTCCACCGGATTCCAATCTTCCTGCCGCCACTTCCAGCTCTTCAAGAAGAGAACCAGGATCAGTCAGAGCTTTATTGCCAG CCGCTGCCACCTCCCAGTTGTCATGGTCCAATGACGCTCTGGACGACACAGTCTTCTTGCCCATCTCCACCAGCCAGCCTGTGTCCGTCAGGAGTCCCGAACAGCTGCCGCTCTCCACCAGCGTGCCAGCAACTGCAGAGCATCCTGAACAGACTCCTTTGCGTAAACGAGCAAGAAGGCAAAGCGCAGCAAGCACAAGAAGCCCCTGCTGTCCTCCACCAGCAAGGCTGTTTAGTCTCCCCCTGATGCTCGCCCAGAGGAGTCATCATCGACCTCAAACAGCCAGACTGCGTCTGCCACCACCTTGCCACAGAGTGACTATTCT GTGGAGCTGGATGGCTGGGTGCGGCTGTGGGAAGACTCCAATGGCATCCCATCTGCAGACATCCCCTGGCTGA